A genome region from Maylandia zebra isolate NMK-2024a linkage group LG6, Mzebra_GT3a, whole genome shotgun sequence includes the following:
- the LOC106676070 gene encoding E3 ubiquitin-protein ligase TRIM21-like, producing MSAATNLQYEDRFLCSICLDVFTDPVTTSCGHNFCKKCITQYWDVHERCQCPLCKETFKSRPQLKINTFISEMVAQFRRESQQKASSSSSSEQQAAKPGEVPCDVCTGTRLKALKSCLVCLTSYCQTHLEPHLTATSLKRHQLIEPVENLESRMCRKHDKHLELFCKTDQTCVCMLCSVLDHKAHEFVPLKEEYEGKKAELEKTEAEIQQMIQKRRLKIQEIKESVKMRKDAADRQKAEGVQVLTALMESVERRLKELIKEIEDKQETTEKQAEGLIKDLEQEISELMERSSEVEQLSRSEDHLHLLQSFSSLKAALCTKDWTEVRVRPPSYEGTVGRAVETLRKDMKKLFEAAELKRVQQDAVDVTLDPDTANPYLILSDDGKQVNHGDVRKKLPDNPERFSQCVCVLAEQSFSSGRFYFEVQVKGKTKWTLGVSTESINRKGKIRLRPQNGLWTVCLRNGNEYKACAAPPVRLCLRSGPQKVGVFVDYEEGLVSFYDVDAAALIYSFTGCSFTEKLHPYLNPCNNDDGKNAAPLLITAVDLILCEDRLD from the coding sequence ATGTCTGCTGCCACCAATCTGCAGTATGAAGATCGCTTTCTGTGCTCCATCTGTCTGGATGTGTTCACTGATCCGGTCACCACATCATGTGGACACAACTTCTGCAAAAAGTGCATCACTCAATATTGGGATGTTCATGAGAGGTGTCAGTGTCCCCTGTGTAAGGAGACTTTCAAGAGTAGACCTCAGCTGAAGATCAACACCTTCATCTCTGAGATGGTTGCTCAGTTCAGACGTGAATCTCAGCAgaaagccagcagcagcagcagctcagagcaACAAGCTGCCAAACCAGGAGAAGTTCCCTGTGACGTCTGCACTGGAACCAGACTGAAGGCCCTGAAGTCCTGCCTGGTGTGTCTGACCTCCTACTGTCAGACTCACCTGGAGCCTCATCTGACAGCTACAAGTCTGAAAAGACATCAGCTGATTGAGCCTGTGGAGAACCTGGAAAGCAGGATGTGTAGGAAGCACGATAAACATCTGGAGCTGTTCTGTAAGACCGACCAGACATGTGTCTGCATGCTCTGCTCTGTTCTAGATCACAAGGCTCATGAGTTCGTTCCTCTGAAAGAAGAATATGAAGGAAAGAAGGCAGAGCTGGAGAAGACAGAGGCTGAGATTCAGCAGATGATCCAGAAGAGACGACTGAAGATTCAGGAGATCAAAGAGTCGGTGAAGATGAGGAAAgatgctgcagacagacagaaagcagaagGTGTTCAGGTCCTCACGGCTCTGATGGAGTCTGTTGAGAGACGCCTGAAGGAGCTCATAAAGGAGATCGAAGACAAACAGGAAACTACAGAGAAACAGGCTGAAGGACTCATCAAAGATCTGGAACAGGAAATCTCTGAGCTGATGGAGAGAAGCTCTgaggtggagcagctctcaCGCTCTgaagaccacctccacctcctccaaagCTTCTCCTCCCTGAAAGCTGCTCTATGCACCAAGGACTGGACAGAGGTCAGAGTCCGTCCACCATCATATGAGGGGACCGTGGGGAGAGCTGTGGAGACACTCAGGAAAGACATGAAGAAGCTGTTTGAGGCTGCAGAGCTGAAGAGGGTCCAGCAGGATGCAGTGGACGTGACTCTGGATCCTGATACAGCAAATCCTTATCTCATCCTGTCTGACGATGGAAAACAAGTGAATCATGGTGATGTGAGGAAGAAACTTCCGGACAACCCAGAGAGAttttctcagtgtgtttgtgttttagcaGAGCAGAGTTTCTCTTCAGGCAGATTTTACTTTGAGGTTCAGGTTAAAGGAAAGACTAAATGGACTTTAGGAGTGTCCACAGAGTCGATCAACAGGAAGGGAAAAATCAGACTGAGACCTCAGAACGGTCTCTGGACTGTTTGTCTGAGAAATGGAAATGAGTACAAAGCTTGTGCCGCCCCTCCGGTCCGTCTCTGTCTCCGGTCTGGTCCTCAGAAGGTGGGGGTGTTTGTGGACTATGAGGAGGGTCTAGTCTCCTTCTATGACGTagatgctgcagctctgatctaCTCGTTCACTGGCTGCTCCTTCACAGAGAAGCTCCACCCGTACTTGAATCCGTGTAATAATGATGATGGTAAGAACGCTGCACCTCTGCTGATCACTGCTGTCGATCTCATTCTGTGTGAAGACCGTCTGGATTAA
- the mtmr7b gene encoding myotubularin-related protein 7b isoform X1, protein MEHIRTPKVENVRLLDRSSGQRKASVGTLYLSATHAIFVENNPETRKETWVLHSMVSSVERPPTTSSGGQLILRCKDFQIFQIFIPQERDCLDVHASLARLSRPEKYSELYCLSFNPNVNKEEREESWNFIDLAADYKRMGVPNNLWVATAANSEYRVCDTYPSELFVPKSATPAIIVGSSRFRSRGRFPALSYFHQDTLAAVCRCSQPLSGFSGRCQEDEMMLQALMKSNPGSDYIYVVDTRPKLNAMANRAAGKGYENEDHYTNIKLQFIGIENIHVMRSSQQKIVDVGEMRSPSVTDFLWGLENSGWLKHIKAILDAGVFVARAVADEGVSVLVHCSDGWDRTAQACSVASILLDPYYRTIRGLMVLIQRDWVSFGHKFSHRYAHLDRDPKEVSPVIDQFLECVWQLSEQFPCAFEFNERFLIAIHAHVYSCQYGTFLGNSQKERRDMRLHERTHSVWPQLWKDRGEYTNPLYKAEQSQSQGVLRPNTSPYCFKMWKGLYNHAEKSTPPRQSPADFLSAVREESQQLEEELTNHQERIAELTGKPITWEKIEVPRRRTSCLPQRHSGPDPPTLYREPIASLAQDSSHTLSSAPANQKTHTKEPALSLPLGPHTQLKSHDPDDLSTCSDLESGVADLSSRSSSGGDVGKDPDLE, encoded by the exons gtATTGCACAGCATGGTGAGCAGCGTGGAGAGGCCGCCCACCACCTCCTCAGGAGGTCAGCTGATCCTTCGCTGTAAGGACTTCCAGATCTTCCAGATATTCATTCCACAGGAGAGAGACTGCTTGGACGTCCACGCCTCATTGGCCAGACTGTCACGgccag AGAAGTACAGCGAGCTGTACTGTCTGTCCTTTAACCCCAACGTGAacaaagaggagagggaggagtcGTGGAACTTCATCGACCTCGCGGCCGACTACAAGAGGATGGGTGTCCCTAACAACCTGTGGGTTGCCACGGCAGCAAACAGTGAATACAGG GTGTGTGATACATACCCTTCAGAGCTGTTTGTTCCAAAGTCGGCCACGCCCGCCATCATCGTGGGCAGCTCGAGGTTCAGAAGTCGAGGACGATTTCCTGCTTTGTCGTACTTCCACCAGGACACACtg GCCGCCGTGTGCCGCTGCAGTCAGCCGCTGTCGGGCTTCAGCGGGCGCTGTCAGGAGGACGAGATGATGCTGCAGGCGCTGATGAAGTCCAACCCTGGAAGTGACTACATCTACGTGGTGGATACCAGGCCCAAG ctGAACGCGATGGCGAATCGAGCGGCAGGTAAAGGCTACGAGAACGAGGACCACTACACCAACATCAAGCTGCAGTTCATCGGCATCGAAAACATTCACGTGATGAGGAGCAGCCAGCAGAAGATCGTCGACG tGGGGGAAATGCGATCTCCGTCCGTGACAGACTTCCTGTGGGGGCTGGAGAACTCTGGTTGGCTCAAACACATCAAAGCCATACTGGATGCCGGCGTCTTCGTAGCCCGG GCGGTGGCGGACGAAGGCGTCAGCGTGCTGGTTCACTGCTCAGACGGCTGGGACAGGACCGCCCAGGCCTGCTCTGTGGCCAGTATCCTGCTGGACCCGTACTACAGGACCATCAGAGGCCTCATG gTGCTGATACAGAGAGACTGGGTGTCGTTTGGCCACAAGTTCTCACACAG GTACGCTCACCTGGACAGAGATCCCAAAGAGGTGTCCCCCGTCATCGACCAGTTCCTGGAGTGCGTGTGGCAGCTGTCAGAGCAGTTCCCGTGTGCCTTTGAGTTCAACGAGCGCTTCCTCATCGCCATCCACGCTCACGTGTACTCGTGTCAGTACGGGACCTTCCTGGGAAACAGCCAGAAGGAGCGTCGGGACATGAG GCTTCATGAGCGCACTCACTCGGTGTGGCCTCAGCTGTGGAAGGACCGAGGCGAGTACACCAACCCTCTGTACAAGGCCGAGCAGAGCCAAAGTCAGGGCGTGCTGAGACCCAACACCTCCCCCTACTGCTTCAA GATGTGGAAGGGTCTCTATAACCACGCTGAGAAATCGACGCCTCCCCGCCAGTCACCTGCCGACTTCCTGTCTGCCGTGAGGGAGGAGTCCCAGCAGCTGGAAGAGGAGCTGACCAATCACCAGGAG CGGATCGCAGAGCTGACGGGGAAGCCGATCACCTGGGAGAAGATCGAGGTTCCCCGGAGGAGGACTAGCTGCCTGCCGCAGAGGCACAGCGGGCCGGACCCGCCCACCTTATACAGAGAGCCAATCGCCAGCCTCGCACAGGACAGCAGTCACACACTTTCCTCTGcaccagccaatcagaagactcACACCAAGGAGCCCGCACTCTCCCTGCCCTTAGGGCCACATACCCAGCTCAAGAGTCACGACCCCGATGACCTCTCCACCTGCAGCGACCTGGAGTCGGGCGTGGCCGACCTCAGCAGCCGCTCATCCAGCGGCGGTGATGTCGGCAAGGACCCGGACTTGGAGTGA
- the mtmr7b gene encoding myotubularin-related protein 7b isoform X2, translating to MEHIRTPKVENVRLLDRSSGQRKASVGTLYLSATHAIFVENNPETRKETWVLHSMVSSVERPPTTSSGGQLILRCKDFQIFQIFIPQERDCLDVHASLARLSRPEKYSELYCLSFNPNVNKEEREESWNFIDLAADYKRMGVPNNLWVATAANSEYRVCDTYPSELFVPKSATPAIIVGSSRFRSRGRFPALSYFHQDTLAAVCRCSQPLSGFSGRCQEDEMMLQALMKSNPGSDYIYVVDTRPKLNAMANRAAGKGYENEDHYTNIKLQFIGIENIHVMRSSQQKIVDVGEMRSPSVTDFLWGLENSGWLKHIKAILDAGVFVARAVADEGVSVLVHCSDGWDRTAQACSVASILLDPYYRTIRGLMVLIQRDWVSFGHKFSHRYAHLDRDPKEVSPVIDQFLECVWQLSEQFPCAFEFNERFLIAIHAHVYSCQYGTFLGNSQKERRDMRLHERTHSVWPQLWKDRGEYTNPLYKAEQSQSQGVLRPNTSPYCFKMWKGLYNHAEKSTPPRQSPADFLSAVREESQQLEEELTNHQEVPPGGTAHHHHPGSRQADRRADGEADHLGEDRGSPEED from the exons gtATTGCACAGCATGGTGAGCAGCGTGGAGAGGCCGCCCACCACCTCCTCAGGAGGTCAGCTGATCCTTCGCTGTAAGGACTTCCAGATCTTCCAGATATTCATTCCACAGGAGAGAGACTGCTTGGACGTCCACGCCTCATTGGCCAGACTGTCACGgccag AGAAGTACAGCGAGCTGTACTGTCTGTCCTTTAACCCCAACGTGAacaaagaggagagggaggagtcGTGGAACTTCATCGACCTCGCGGCCGACTACAAGAGGATGGGTGTCCCTAACAACCTGTGGGTTGCCACGGCAGCAAACAGTGAATACAGG GTGTGTGATACATACCCTTCAGAGCTGTTTGTTCCAAAGTCGGCCACGCCCGCCATCATCGTGGGCAGCTCGAGGTTCAGAAGTCGAGGACGATTTCCTGCTTTGTCGTACTTCCACCAGGACACACtg GCCGCCGTGTGCCGCTGCAGTCAGCCGCTGTCGGGCTTCAGCGGGCGCTGTCAGGAGGACGAGATGATGCTGCAGGCGCTGATGAAGTCCAACCCTGGAAGTGACTACATCTACGTGGTGGATACCAGGCCCAAG ctGAACGCGATGGCGAATCGAGCGGCAGGTAAAGGCTACGAGAACGAGGACCACTACACCAACATCAAGCTGCAGTTCATCGGCATCGAAAACATTCACGTGATGAGGAGCAGCCAGCAGAAGATCGTCGACG tGGGGGAAATGCGATCTCCGTCCGTGACAGACTTCCTGTGGGGGCTGGAGAACTCTGGTTGGCTCAAACACATCAAAGCCATACTGGATGCCGGCGTCTTCGTAGCCCGG GCGGTGGCGGACGAAGGCGTCAGCGTGCTGGTTCACTGCTCAGACGGCTGGGACAGGACCGCCCAGGCCTGCTCTGTGGCCAGTATCCTGCTGGACCCGTACTACAGGACCATCAGAGGCCTCATG gTGCTGATACAGAGAGACTGGGTGTCGTTTGGCCACAAGTTCTCACACAG GTACGCTCACCTGGACAGAGATCCCAAAGAGGTGTCCCCCGTCATCGACCAGTTCCTGGAGTGCGTGTGGCAGCTGTCAGAGCAGTTCCCGTGTGCCTTTGAGTTCAACGAGCGCTTCCTCATCGCCATCCACGCTCACGTGTACTCGTGTCAGTACGGGACCTTCCTGGGAAACAGCCAGAAGGAGCGTCGGGACATGAG GCTTCATGAGCGCACTCACTCGGTGTGGCCTCAGCTGTGGAAGGACCGAGGCGAGTACACCAACCCTCTGTACAAGGCCGAGCAGAGCCAAAGTCAGGGCGTGCTGAGACCCAACACCTCCCCCTACTGCTTCAA GATGTGGAAGGGTCTCTATAACCACGCTGAGAAATCGACGCCTCCCCGCCAGTCACCTGCCGACTTCCTGTCTGCCGTGAGGGAGGAGTCCCAGCAGCTGGAAGAGGAGCTGACCAATCACCAGGAGGTACCGCCAGGAGGAACcgcccaccaccaccacccggGCTCCAGACAAG CGGATCGCAGAGCTGACGGGGAAGCCGATCACCTGGGAGAAGATCGAGGTTCCCCGGAGGAGGACTAG